One Cuculus canorus isolate bCucCan1 chromosome 2, bCucCan1.pri, whole genome shotgun sequence genomic region harbors:
- the IKZF1 gene encoding DNA-binding protein Ikaros isoform X6, with the protein MPVPEDLSTSTGGQQSAKNERVLAAYGTEGFRDFHAIIPKSFSSGNIKIETQSDEENGRACEMNGEECAEDLRMLDTSGEKMNGSHNGPGSKAMSGVGGIRLPNGKLKCDICGIICIGPNVLMVHKRSHTGERPFQCNQCGASFTQKGNLLRHIKLHSGEKPFKCHLCNYACRRRDALTGHLRTHSVGKPHKCGYCGRSYKQRSSLEEHKERCHNYLQTMNISSSLYSVIKDETNQSEMAEDLCKIGSERSLVLDRLASNVAKRKSSMPQKFVGEKCLTDLPYDATTNYEKENEMMQTHVIDQAINNAISYLGAESLRPLVQTPPGGSEVVPIISPMYQLHKPLGDNQARSNHTAQDSAVENLLLLSKAKSVSSERDASPSNSCQDSTDTESNNEERSGLIYLTNHIGPHARNGISIKEESRQYDVLRAGTDNSQDAFKVISSSGEQVKVYKCEHCRVLFLDHVMYTIHMGCHGFRDPFECNMCGYHSQDRYEFSSHITRGEHRFHMG; encoded by the exons ctggtaATATTAAAATAGAGACTCAGAGTGATGAAGAGAATGGGCGTGCCTGTGAAATGAATGGGGAAGAATGTGCAGAGGATTTACGAATGCTTGATACCTCGGGAGAGAAAATGAATGGCTCACACAATGGCCCAGGCAGCAAAGCTATGTCAGGAGTTGGAGGCATTCGACTTCCTAACGGAAAGCTAAAATGTGATATCTGTGGGATAATTTGCATCGGTCCCAATGTGCTCATGGTTCACAAACGAAGCCACACTG GAGAACGCCCTTTCCAGTGCAATCAGTGTGGAGCTTCCTTTACACAGAAGGGCAACCTTCTGCGCCACATAAAGTTGCACTCGGGTGAAAAGCCCTTCAAGTGCCACCTGTGTAACTACGCCTGCCGTCGCAGGGATGCCCTCACGGGACACCTGAGGACTCACTCCG TTGGTAAACCTCATAAGTGTGGATACTGTGGTCGCAGCTATAAGCAGCGCAGCTCTTTGGAAGAACATAAAGAACGCTGTCATAACTACCTGCAAACAATGAATATCTCAAGCAGCCTTTATTCAG TCATAAAAGACGAAACTAACCAGAGTGAAATGGCTGAAGACCTGTGCAAGATAGGGTCAGAAAGATCCCTCGTGCTGGATAGACTAGCAAGTAACGTCGCCAAACGTAAGAGCTCTATGCCTCAGAAATTTGTTG GTGAGAAATGTCTGACAGATCTTCCATATGATGCCACCACCAACTATGAGAAGGAGAATGAAATGATGCAGACACATGTTATTGACCAAGCCATTAATAATGCCATCAGTTACCTGGGGGCAGAGTCCTTGCGTCCCCTTGTCCAGACACCACCAGGTGGTTCTGAGGTGGTGCCCATCATCAGCCCCATGTATCAGCTCCACAAACCTCTTGGGGACAATCAGGCTCGTTCCAACCATACAGCTCAGGACAGCGCAGTGGAAAATTTGTTGCTGCTTTCCAAAGCCAAATCTGTCTCCTCCGAACGAGATGCCTCTCCCAGCAACAGCTGCCAAGACTCAACAGATACAGAGAGTAATAACGAGGAACGCAGTGGTTTGATTTACCTGACAAACCACATAGGTCCCCATGCAAGAAATGGCATCtctataaaagaagaaagcaggcaATATGATGTCTTGAGGGCAGGCACTGACAATTCCCAGGATGCTTTCAAAGTGATCAGCAGCAGTGGGGAGCAAGTAAAGGTTTACAAGTGTGAACACTGTCGAGTCCTTTTCTTGGATCACGTGATGTATACAATCCATATGGGCTGCCACGGGTTCCGCGATCCTTTTGAATGCAACATGTGTGGCTACCATAGCCAGGACAGGTATGAATTTTCTTCCCACATAACTCGAGGGGAGCACCGTTTCCACATGGGTTAA